From the genome of Streptomyces sp. SID8374:
CTGGCCCACCGGCGCGGCGCGCAACTCGCCGTCGACGACCACAACTCCCGTACCGCCAAAGCCTTCCGCCTAGCCCTGCGCATCGAGGACGACGCCGGGGACGAGGCGCGGGCCCTGCGCGTGGCCGACCGGCTGGTGGCCGACCCCGAGGTCATCGCCGTCCTCGGGCCGACCGGTGACGTGCTGCCCGAGGCGGTCGTCCTGCGGTACGGAAAGGCGCGGCTCGCCACGGTCGTCGTCGCGGCCGGGACCGCCACCGGCGCGTGGGACGCGAGCCTCCAGCTCTGTGTGACCCGCCCCTACGACGGCAGCCTCGCCCCCGGCCTCGTCAGCTACCTGGTCCACACCCGTCCCGCCGAGCGCATCCTCCTCGTCCCGGACGCGGCGGACGCCGACCGGAGCTGGAAGATCGGCTCCGCCGTCCGCGAGGCGGCGCTCACCGGCGCCACCCTCACCGAACACCCGCTCCCCGAGGGCGAGTCGGGGTTCCGCGCGGCGGCCCGCCGCGCCACCGCCGTGGGGGCCGACGCCGTGATCTACGCGGGCGGCTCCGCACCCCGCGCCGCCCGCCTCGCCACCGCGCTCGCCGCCGAGGGCTTCACCGGCACAAGGGTCGGAGCCGGACCCGCCCTCGGGCCCGCCTTCCTCCAAGGCGCCGGGAAGGCGGCCGACGGCTGGGTCTTCGCCGAGGCGTACGCGGACGCGGCGGCGCTCCCTTCGGCCGCGGAGTTCACCGCCGCCCACCGCAGGCGCTTCGGCGCACCGCCCGCCACCTGGGCCGCCGAGGCGTACGACGCGGTCGGCCTGATCGCCCGGGCCGCGGCGGCGACGAGCGCGGGCGGTGAAGGCGAGGAGCGCGGCGGGCTGGCGCAACGGCTGTTCCGGACCGAGCACCGGGGGATCGTCCGCACCCTGACGTTCCAGACCTCGACACGCCAGGTCCGGCATCCGGGCGGGATCTTCCTCTACCGGGTCGAGAAGGGCCGCCCCCGCTTTCTGGGACCGTACGGCGATCTCTGACCGCGAAACGAAGGCCTGCGGATGGCAGCGGTCAGTGAACCGTTGCCCAGGCGTGAAGATCTCCTGCGACCCCGCTTAAGAAATCCTCGATGGACCCGGGACCCCGCCGTACGGCAGCCTTCTCGGTGACGGCCGAAGACGGTCGACGGCCGAAGACGGTCGACGGCCGAGGACGGTCGACGGCCGGAGACGGTACGTGGAGCCGCACGGGCGTGTTCCGTCCCGTCCCGCCGTGACTCCGCCCCCACCATGGGAGCGGGACCCCCCCCCAAGACCACCCCGGGCCGCAGGGCTCCTCCGACAGGCCCCAAGGCCCGGGGTATCCACCACCCGCGTACCACGTGCAGGGAGCCGCAGCCGTGAAGGCACTCGTCAAGCAGAAGGCCGAACCGGGACTGTGGCTCATGGACGTGCCGGAGCCGGAGTACGGCCCCACCGACGTCCTGATCAAGGTCCTGCGTACCGGGATCTGCGGCACCGACCTGCACATCCGCGCCTACGACGGCTGGGCCCAGCAGGCGGTCACCACCCCGCTGATCCTCGGCCACGAGTTCGTCGGCGAGGTCGCGGCCCTCGGCTCCGACGTCGCGGACATCGCCGTGGGCGACCTGGTCAGCGGCGAGGGCCACCTCGTCTGCGGGAAGTGCCGCAACTGTCTCGCCGGCCGCCGCCACCTCTGCCGCTCCACCGTCGGCCTGGGCGTCGGCCGGGACGGGGCGTTCGCGGAGTACGTGGTCCTGCCCGCCTCCAACGTGTGGGTGCACCGGGTCCCCGTCGACCTCGACATCGCGGCGATCTTCGACCCGTTCGGCAACGCCGTGCACACCGCGCTCTCCTTCCCGCTGGTCGGGGAGGACGTCCTGATCACCGGCGCCGGGCCGATCGGCATCATGGCCGCCGCCGTCGCCAAGCATGCCGGTGCCCGCAACGTCGTCATCACCGACGTCAGCGAGGCCCGCCTCGCCCTCGCCCGCAAGGTCGGCGTCAGCCTCGCCCTCAACGTCGCGGACCGCACCATCGCCGACGGCCAGCGCGAGCTGGGCCTGCGCGAGGGCTTCGACATCGGCCTGGAGATGTCCGGCCGCCCCGAGGCGATGCGCGACATGGTCGCGAACATGACGCACGGCGGCCGCATCGCGATGCTCGGCCTGCCCGCCGAGGAGTTCGCCGTCGACTGGTCCCGGATCGTCACCTCGATGATCACGATCAAGGGGATCTACGGCCGCGAGATGTACGAGACCTGGTACGCCATGTCCGTCCTGCTGGAGGGCGGCCTCGACCTCGCCCCCGTGATCACCGGCCGGTACGGCTTCCGCGACTTCGAAGCGGCCTTCGACGACGCGGCGAGCGGCCTCGGCGGCAAGGTCATCCTCGACTGGACCGTCTGACCGTCGTACTTCTTCTCGCCTTCTCGGACCTCTTCTCGCATCCCTTTTAAGGAATCCAGCATGTTCGACTCCGTACGCGACGATCTGCGCACCACCCTCGACGAGATCCGCGCCGCCGGGCTGCACAAGCCCGAGCGCGTGATCGGCACCCCGCAGTCCGCGACCGTGGCCGTCACCTCCGGCGGCCGCGCCGGTGAGGTCCTCAACTTCTGCGCCAACAACTACCTCGGCCTCGCCGACCACCCCGAGGTCATCTCCGCCGCCCACGAGGCGCTGGACCGCTGGGGCTACGGGCTCGCCTCGGTCCGCTTCATCTGCGGAACCCAGGAGGTCCACAAGGAGCTGGAGGCGCGGCTCTCGGCCTTCCTCGGCCAGGAGGACACGATCCTCTACTCCTCCTGCTTCGACGCCAACGGCGGAGTCTTCGAGACCATCCTCGGCCCCGAGGACGCGGTCATCTCCGACGCCCTCAACCACGCCTCGATCATCGACGGCATCCGCCTCTCCAAGGCCCAGCGCTTCCGCTACGCCAACCGCGACCTGGCCGACCTGGAGAAGCAGCTCAAGGAGGCGTCCGGCGCCCGCCGCCGTCTGATCGTCACCGACGGCGTGTTCTCGATGGACGGGTACGTGGCCCCGCTCCAGGAGATCTGCGACCTCGCCGACCGCTACGACGCCATGGTCATGGTCGACGACTCGCACGCCGTCGGCTTCGTCGGCCCCGGCGGCCGCGGCACGCCCGAGCTGCACGGCGTCATGGACCGGGTCGACATCATCACCGGCACCCTCGGCAAGGCGCTGGGCGGTGCTTCCGGCGGTTACGTCGCGGCCCGCGCCGAGATCGTCGCCCTGCTGCGCCAGCGCTCGCGCCCGTACCTCTTCTCCAACTCCCTCGCCCCGGTCATCGCCGCCGCCTCCCTCAAGGTCATCGACCTGCTGGAGTCGGCCGGCGACCTGCGCGACCAGCTCAACGCCAACACCGCGCTCTTCCGCTCCCGGATGACAGAGGAGGGCTTCGACATCCTGCCCGGCGACCACGCCATCGCCCCCGTGATGATCGGGGACGCGGCGAAGGCAGGCCGGATGGCGGAGCTGCTGCTCGAGCGCGGTGTGTACGTGATCGGGTTCTCGTACCCCGTCGTCCCGCAGGGGGCCGCGCGCATCCGCGTCCAGCTCTCCGCCGCGCACTCCACCGCCGACGTGAACCGCGCAGTGGACGCGTTCGTCGACGCGCGGGCGGCCCTGGAGGCGGAGGCTGCCTGACCTGCCTGCCGGGTCGGGGCCTCGGCCGCGACCTGGGACAATGGGCACATGATCGATGCGCGGCGGCTGCGAATCCTCCGTGCGGTGGCCGACCACCGCACCGTGACCGCGGCCGCCGCCGCGTTGTACCTGACGCCCTCCGCCGTCTCCCAGCAGCTCGCCGCCCTGGAGCAGGAGACCGGCCACCGCCTCGTCGAACGCAGCGCGCGCGGCGCCCGGCTCACCGCCGCCGGGGAGATCCTGCTCAGTCACGCCAACGTGGTCCTGGCCCAGCTGGAGCGGGCAGAGGCGGAGCTGGCGGACTACAGCGCGGGCGTCGCCGGTACGGTCACGGTCGCCGCGTTCGCCACCGGCATCGGCCTCGTCCTCGCCCCCGCCCTCACCGAGCTGGCCCGCACCGCGCCCGGCATCCGGGTCAAGGTGCAGGACGCGGAGGGCGACGCGAGCGTGCCGATGGTGCTGGACCGGCAGGTGGATGTGGCGGTGGCCGTCGAATACCGGGGCGCCCCCGCCGAGGACGACCGCCGCCTGACCCGCGTACCCCTCTACTCGGAGCCGTTCGACGCGGTGCTCCCGGTGGACCACCGCCTCGCGGACCAGGACCACGTGGCGGTCGCGGACCTCGCCAAGGACCCGTGGATCGGGCCGTACCCGGGGAACCCCTGCCATGACGTGGTGGTCCTGGCCTGCGAGTACGCCGGTTTCGCCCCGCGCCTGGAGCACTCGTCGGACGACTTCCGGGCGGTGGTGGCGCTGGCCGGGGCGGACGCGGGGGTGGCGCTGGTGCCGAGGTCGGCGCTGCGCGGGATGGAGCTGACCGGGGTGGTCGTCCGCCCGGTGGAGGGCAGCGCCCCCACCCGCCGCGTCTTCGCGGCCGTACGCCAGGGAGCCGAGGGCCATCCGCTGATCCGGCCGGTGCTGGACGCGATGGAGGCGGTGGCGGTACGGGAGGCGGGGCTGGCGCGGGGGTGAGCGGTGCTCTTGGTGTGAGGCGTGGGTCGCGGGGCGTGAGCGGTGCTCAGGGCTGGGGGCACGGGGCGCGGGGGTGAACGGTGCTCTTGGTGTGAGGCGTGGGTCGCGGGGGTGAGCGGTGCTCAGAGCCGAGGGCAGGGAGCGCGGGGGTGAGCAGTGCTCTTGGTTTGGGGCGCGGGTCGCGCGCGTGAGCGGTGCTCAGGGCTTCGGGCTGGGCGCGGGACGTGAGCGCTGCTCAAGGCCGGTCGGCTCGGCTCGTGCGCCGGATTCTCCCGCCCCGCCACCGCCCGGCGGGCGCAGGCATCCCCGCCCGCCCCGGGTCGTAGAGGATCTGCCAGCACACCAGCGCCACCAGGATCCCGATCGTCGCCCACACGGGCAGCCGTACGCCCAGCGGGGCGAGCGCCACGGCCACCGCCACACACGGCAGCCCCCAGCCCAGCACCCACACCCGGTCGGCCCGCTCCGCCAACGGCAGCGCCGCCACCACGCCCGCCGCGAAGTACCCCGCCATCGCCCCGCACAGCAGCCAGTGCTGCCCCTTCGGCAGTACGTCGTCGAAGTGGGCGATCGCCGAGCCGAGGGCCGTGGCCAGGGCGACCAGGAAACCGGTCATCACCGCGTGCAGCAGCATCGCCAGCCGGTGAGGGAGCGCGTCCTTGCGCAGGTGCGGGATGCCGTTGGTGCCGTACAGCAGGCTCAGGGTGCAGATCCCGGCCAGCAGGCAGAACGCCCCTAGCCCCGTGGCAGCCAGCGGCAGATCCCAGTCGTCGCGCTCCGAGGCGGCGTCGATGATCTGGATGACCCCTTCGCCCAGCACGATGATCACGTACAGCCCGAGTCGTTCGCCCATGTGCGCGGTGTCGATGCGCGACTCGCTGAGCTGAGGAGGCGCGGGCGAGGAGGCGTGCGGCGGGCCCGGTGGCGGGCGGTCACCCCGGCGCGCGGCGGCCCGCTCGGATGCGTGCCGGAGGGTGCGGCCGCGGGTGGCGACCAGCAGGGTGACGATGTCGACGGCGATGCCCAGCGCCCAGAGCCAGTAGCGCCACGGCGTCGGGACGAAGAGCGAGACGAGCCAGGGCAGAGCGCCCGCGCCGAACTGCGCCAGCGGCCAGTCCACGACGATGCTGCCCCGCTGCCAGACACGGCCCGCCTGCCAGCGCAGGGCGACATAGGCGAGGACGAAGGTGACTGCGTGGTGGGTCAGGACCGCGTGGACGGAGGCCGCCATCACGGCCATGCCGAGCATCGCGATCAGCAGGGTACGGACGCGGGTGGCGGAGGCGGCGATGTCCCCGTAGACGGCGAACCCGGCCCAGACGGTCCAGAAGGCGAGGTAGAGGACCCCGTACAGGGCGAGGTCCGCCAGGCGCGGCCCGTCGTGCAGGAGGTGGGCCAGCTGCCCGGCCCCGGCGACGACCACCAGGTCGAAGAACAGCTCGTTCCACCCGGCGTGCCGCCCGGGCTCGGCCGCCACGGGGGAGGCGCTGGGGTCCGCGGGCTGCTGCATGGGCCCATGGTCACTGCGGGCGCCCCCGGGGAGCGCGCCGACTGTGGGCCGAATGGCGACCCGTGCTCCGGGAAGGTCAGGCCGCCGGCTGGAGCAGGTCCCACCGGTTGCCGTACAGGTCCTCGAAGACCGCGACCGAGCCGTACGTCTCGTGCCGGGGCTCCTCCAGGAAGCGGACCCCCGCCGCGCTCATCCGGGCGTGGTCACCCGCGAAGTCCTCGGTGTGCAGGAAGAAGCCGACCCGCCCGCCGGTCTGCGCCCCCACGCTCGCCTCCTGCGCCCCGTCCTTCGCGCGGGCCAGCAGCAGCCCCGTGCCGGCCGCCGCCCCGCGCGGGCGCACCACCACCCAGCGGGAGCTGTCACCCCGGTCGGTGTCCTCCACCAGCTCGAAGCCGAGCGCGTCACGGTAGAAGGCGACGGCCTCGTCGTAGTCGCGGACGACGAGGGTGACCAGGGCGATGCGGGACATGGGCCCCTCCAGAGGATCGGGAAGCGGTTATACGTAACACTAACGCTTGCGGCCCCTGAAGTGTTCGCAGCGGCTCACATCCGGGATCTCAGCACGTCGACCTCACAGCCCGGCGCGAACGGGTCGAAGCCGTGCTCGGTCAGCCAGCGCACGGCCAGCAGGCTCCGCACCGACCACCAGGCGCGGATCACGTCGATGTCGACGCGGATATCGGAGCCGTAGCCCGTGAGGACGTCGTCGAGGTGCTTCTCGTGTCCGAGCGTGAAGGTGGCGAGGTCGTACAGGGCATCGCCCTGGCCCGCCTCCGACCAGTCGATGATGCCCGTCACCTCGTCGCCGTCGACGAAGATGTGCGCGATCTGGAGGTCGCCGTGTGTGAACGCCGGAGCCCACGGCCGGAGCGCGGTCTCGGCCACCCGGCGGTTACGGGCGACCAGGTCGGCGGGCAGAAGGCCGTCCGTCACGAGCAACGCGCACTCGGCGTCCAGCTCCGCCGCCAGCGCGGCGGCGCTCCGGCCGGCCCCGCCGGGCCGGGGCGGCAGCGGCGCCTCGTGCAGCTTCCGGATGGCGGCACCCGCCGCGGCCCATGCCGCCGGCGACCCGGTCGAGGGCCCGCCGAGGCGCCCGAGCGTCGTCCCCGGGAGCGCGGCGATCGCGAGTACGGGCGGTTTCCGCCACAGGACCTTCGGGGTCGGGACCGGTGCGAGGGACATCGCCTCGACCTCGACGTCGATACGGGCCTGATCGGCGTCCACCTTCAGGAACACGTCGCCGACGCGCAGGGTCGCGCGCTCGGAATGGGCGACGACGACTTCGACCTCATCCACGGGCGACGAGTATCCCGGAGGTGAGTGCCGGCGGCGCCGGATTTATCGCAGGCGGTCACACGGCCGACCGCGTCCCACCGTCCCACCGCCTGACGGCCTCGTACACGACACCGTGTCCCGCCGCCGGGTGCAGTCAACCAGGACCGCAACGTCTGCGACAGCCGGACGTGCACCAGACGGCCGGATGCGCACCTGGCGTCAGTACGCGCAACAGGCATCCGGATCCGCACCAGACATCCGGACTCGGACCCGGCGTCAACACGCGCACCTGGCGTCAGCACGCGCATCAGGCGTCCGGACTCGCCCCTCGCCTCAGCACGCGCACCTGGCGTCAGCACGCCCCGGGCGCTTGGCGATAATCACCCGATGAGGACTTCAGACCCCCTGGGCTCCAGACCCGAGCCGCTGCCCGTGATCTCCCCGCGCGGAGAGTTCGACATGGACAACGTCACCTCGCTGGGAGCGGAGATCGAGACGATGGCCGCCGTCCACGGCGGTCTGGTCCTGGACGCCAGCAACATCACGTTCGCCGACTCCTCCTTCCTGCGCATGATCCTCAACGCCCACCAGCGCACCGACCTCCGCATCGCTGCCCCCACCCAGCGGGTCGCCCGGCTGTTCGACCTGGCGGGCGTCGACGCCTATCTGCGGATCTACCCGACCCTGGACATGGCCCGCTCCACCTGACGCGACCACTTGCGCGCGTCGCTTCTGATGCGGGCTGATGCCCTGACAGGCAGCGGCGGGTCGTCAAAGATGGAGCTCCGTCTCCCAGGCTTCGAAGGGTGGTTCGACCTCCCTCGACGGAAAGGTGTTCCACCAAGGCATCGTGCGCGGTGGATAGCCTGCGGGCATGAGCAACGCGATATGGGAAGCCCTGGCAGCGACGCCCCTCCCGGAGGTGCGGCGTCGCGCGGCCGTCATGGACGAGCTCGCCGAGGTCGGCCCGGTGACGGTGACCGGCGCCCACCGGCTGGCCTGGAACGACGGTGGCGGCCAGTCCGCGGTCTGGTACTTCGTGCAGGACGGCCGGGCGCTGCTGCTGACGTTCGACCACGAAGCGACGCTGAATCTGTACGCCGAGGAAGATTTCGACCTTCAGGAGTCCTTCTACCAGGGGGTCCCCGAATCCCTCGTCGCCCTGGTCCGCGACCGGCCCGAGAACTACGAGTCGCTGAACCTCACGGACTCCGCGACGGGCCGGACGATTCACTACGCGGGCGGTGTCTTCTGGTACGACGGCACGCGCTGGCACGTGTCCGACGGCCTGGCGGATCACTGCCGCCGCGAGGAGGTGGACCTCTTCGGCGAGTCCGGCTTCGACTACTGCCTGGGCGCCTACCGCTTCGGCCAGGACTTCACCCCGGAGAGCTTCGTGGCGGCCCGGGACGAAGAGGGCTGCTACAAGGACGAAGAGGAGAAGGCAGCGGACCTGGCCGCAGTCCGCGAGGTCTTCGCCCGGCACGGCTAGCCGGGCGCCCGGTGGCACGGCGGCGGCCGACTCCGTCGGCTTCGCGGAGGCAGCGCACGCCGCACCTTTGAAGACGGGCCCCCGCCCCGCACAATGCCCCGCATGGACATCCTGGACACCACGACCGCCCGCGGCCTCGCCGACGCGACCGACCGGGCCCGCCGCCTCGCGGAGACCGGGCGGCGCCGCATCCTCGGGATCGCGGGGCCGCCCGGGGCCGGGAAGTCCACCGTGGCGCAGCGGCTGGCCGAGGCCCTGGAGGGGCGCGCCGCCCTCGTCCCCATGGACGGCTTCCACCTGGCCGGTGCCGAGCTGGAGCGGCTGGGCCGGGCCGACCGGAAGGGCGCCCCGGACACCTTCGACGCGGCCGGGTACGCGGCCCTCCTGTGGCGGCTGCGCGATCCGGACCCGGTTTACCCGGTGTACGCCCCCGCCTTCGACCGGGCCCTGGAGGAGCCGGTCGCCGGGGCCCTGGCCGTACCGCCTGACGTACCGCTCGTCATCACCGAGGGCAACTACCTGCTGCTGGACGAGGGGCCGTGGGCGGCGGTGCGCGGGCTGCTGGACGAGGTCTGGTTCCTGGACCTCGACCGGAGGTCCGGGTGCGCCGGCTCGTTGAGCGCCATGTCCGGTACGGGAAGCCTCCGGCGTACGCGCGGGAGTGGGTGGAGCGCTCCGACGAGGCGAACGCCCGCCTGGTGGAGAGCGGCCGGGAGCGGGCGGACGTGGTAGTGCAACTGCCGTCGTGACCGGGCGGACGTGGTGGTGCGGTTGCCGTCGTGACCGGGCGGACGTGGTGGGGCAACTCCTGTCGTGACCGGGCCGCCCGCCGGACGGGGCGTACGCGCGCGAACCCGTGCGCGTACGCCCCGTCCGGCGAGGCGTGCGCCCCCCGAACCCGCTCGCATACGCCCCGCCCGGCGGGCAGGATGCAGAGAGCCACGCCCTCACCCCCAGGAGGCCCCCGATGTCCAGCCCGAACCCGCCCGCGCCGCACCCCGTGCCCTTCACCGCCGAGGTCTACCGGGCCCGGATGGCGAAGGCTGCCGAGTCCGCCGCCGAGGCCGGGCTGGCCGGGGTGATCGTCGCGCCCGGGCCCGATCTCGTCCATCTGACCGGCTACCAGCCCGTTTCCACCGAACGCCTCACCCTCCTCGTGCTGCGGGCCGGTGAGGAACCCGTCCTGGTCGTCCCGACCCTGGAGGCGCCCGACGCGGCGGCCGCCGCCGGGGCGCCCGCGCTCGCCCTGCGGGACTGGACCGACGGTGTGGACCCGTACGCGGTGGCCTCACCGCTGCTCGCGGCCCAGGGCCGCTTCGGCGTCAGCGACAACGCCTGGGCCATGCACCTCCTCGGCCTCCAGCGGGCCCTGCCCGACACCACGTACACCGCCCTCACCGAGGCGCTCCCGATGCTCCGGGCGGTGAAGGACGCCGCCGAGCTGGAGCGCCTGACGGCGGCGGGGGAGGCGGCGGACGCCACGTACGAGGAGATCCTGAAGGTGCGGTTCTCCGGCCGCCGCGAGACCGACGTGGCCGCCGATCTCGCCGCGCTGCTCCGGCACTTCGGCCACTCCCAGGTCGACTTCACCGTCGTCGGCTCGGGCCCCAACGGCGCCAACCCGCACCACGAGGCGGGTGAACGCACCATCGAGCGCGGCGACATGGTGGTCCTGGACTTCGGCGGCCTGAAGCACGGTTACGGCTCCGACACCTCCCGTACGGTCCATGTCGGCGAGCCCACCGCCGAGGAGCAGCGGGTCCACGACATCGTCCGCGAGGCCCAGCAGGCGGGCTGCGCCGCCGTCCGGCCCGGCGTCGCCTGCCAGGAGATCGACCGCGCGGCCCGCGCGGTGATCACCGAGTTCGGCTACGGCGAGCGGTTCATCCACCGCACCGGCCACGGCATCGGTGTCACCACCCACGAACCCCCGTACATGATCGAGGGCGAGGAGCAGCCGCTCGTCCCCGGCATGTGCTTCTCCGTGGAGCCGGGCGTCTATCTCCCCGGCCGCTTCGGGGTCCGCATCGAGGACATCGTGACCGTCACCGAGGACGGCGGCCGCCGCCTCAACGCCACCGCACGCGAGCTGGCGATCGTCGAGTAGCCCTGCGGGAAAGGGAGTTCAGTCGTCGGCCAGCAGCACGCACGACTCCGGCGGCAGATGCAGCACCCCGTCCGCCCCCGGCGCCTCGACCGGTTCCCAGGCCGCCACCACCCGTCCCCCGACGCGCCGGTGGCGGCCGGAGCCGAGCGGAATCGCGGCCGGCTTGTCCGCCAGGTTGACCGCGACCCGCAAATCGCCTCTGCGGTAGGCGATCCAGCGTGCGTCCTCGTCGAACGCGGTCTTCACCGCGGCCAGATCGGGGTCGTGGAGGTCGGGCAACGTCCGCCGCAGCGCGATCAGTTGGCGGTACCAGGCCAGCAGCCGGGCGTGCGGTTCGCGCTCCGGCTCGGACCAGTCCAGACAGGAGCGGTCGCGGGTCGCCGGGTCCTGCGGGTCGGGGATCTCCTCCTCCGCCCAGCCGTGCGCGCCGAACTCCCGCCGCCTGCCGTTCCGTACGGCCTCCGCCAGCTCCGGATCGGTGTGGTCGGTGAAGAACTGCCACGGCGTACGCGCCCCCCACTCCTCGCCCATGAACAGCATCGGCGTGAACGGGCCGGTCAGGACGAGGGCGGCGGCGCACGCCTGGAGGCCGGGGGAGAGGGAGGCGGCGAGGCGGTCGCCGAGGGCCCGGTTGCCGATCTGGTCGTGGGTCTGGGCGTAGCCGACGAAGCGGTGGGCGGGGGAGCGGGAGACGTCGACCGGGCGGCCGTGAGTGCGGCCCCGGAAGCTGGAGTACGTCCCGTTGTGGAAGAACGCCGACGTCACCGTCTTGGCCAGGGCGGCGAGCGGGGCCCGGGCGAAGTCCGCGTAGTAGCCCTGGGACTCGCCGGTGAGCGCGGTGTGCAGGGCATGGTGGAAGTCGTCGTTCCACTGGGCGTGCAGCCCGAGGCCGCCCTCCGGGCGCGGGGTGGTGGTGCGCGGGTCGCAGAGGTCGGACTCGGCGATGAGGCCCAGCGGCCGCCCCAGCTCCGCCGCGAGCGCGTCGACCGCCGTGGACAGCTCCTCCAGGAACGTGAGCGCCCGGGTGTCGGCGAGCGCGTGCACCGCGTCCAGGCGCAGCCCGTCGAGGCGGTAGTCGCGCAGCCAGGCCAGCGCGCTGCCCAGCAGGAACGCCCGCACCTCGTCCGAGCCCGGGGCGTCCAGGTTGACCGCCGCGCCCCACGGGGTGTGGTGGGTGTCGGTGAAGTACGGGCCGAAGGCGGGCAGGTAGTTGCCGGAGGGGCCCAGGTGGTTGTGGACCACGTCCAGGACCACCCCGAGCCCCAGCCCGTGCGCCGTGTCGACAAAGCGCTTAAGTCCCTCGGGTCCGCCGTACGGCTCGTGCACCGCCCAGAGCGAGACGCCCTCGTACCCCCAGCCGTTGGTGCCGGGGAACGGGCAGACCGGCATCAGCGACACATGGGTGATCCCCAGCTCCGCCAGATGGCCCAGCCGGGCCGCCGCCGCGTCGAACGTGCCCTCCGGGGTGTACGTCCCCACGTGCAGCTCGTACAGGACCGCGCTGGTCAGCCGCCGCCCCGCCCAGCCGTTGCGCCAGGCGTACGCCTCCTGGTCCACGACCGCGCTCGGGCCGTCGGGCCCGTCCGGCTGGCGCCGCGAACGGGGGTCCGGCAGCAGCGGCCCGTCGTCCACCCGGAACCCGTAACGCTCCCCGTCCGCCGCCTCCGCCTCGGCGCTCCACCACCCCTCCCGCTGCGGATCGCGCTCCATCGGGTAGCGGACCTCCGCCGCCTCCAGCACGACCGTGTCCGCCTCAGGGGCCCACACCTCGAACCGCATCCACCACTCCTCGTCGT
Proteins encoded in this window:
- the tdh gene encoding L-threonine 3-dehydrogenase: MKALVKQKAEPGLWLMDVPEPEYGPTDVLIKVLRTGICGTDLHIRAYDGWAQQAVTTPLILGHEFVGEVAALGSDVADIAVGDLVSGEGHLVCGKCRNCLAGRRHLCRSTVGLGVGRDGAFAEYVVLPASNVWVHRVPVDLDIAAIFDPFGNAVHTALSFPLVGEDVLITGAGPIGIMAAAVAKHAGARNVVITDVSEARLALARKVGVSLALNVADRTIADGQRELGLREGFDIGLEMSGRPEAMRDMVANMTHGGRIAMLGLPAEEFAVDWSRIVTSMITIKGIYGREMYETWYAMSVLLEGGLDLAPVITGRYGFRDFEAAFDDAASGLGGKVILDWTV
- a CDS encoding glycine C-acetyltransferase; translation: MFDSVRDDLRTTLDEIRAAGLHKPERVIGTPQSATVAVTSGGRAGEVLNFCANNYLGLADHPEVISAAHEALDRWGYGLASVRFICGTQEVHKELEARLSAFLGQEDTILYSSCFDANGGVFETILGPEDAVISDALNHASIIDGIRLSKAQRFRYANRDLADLEKQLKEASGARRRLIVTDGVFSMDGYVAPLQEICDLADRYDAMVMVDDSHAVGFVGPGGRGTPELHGVMDRVDIITGTLGKALGGASGGYVAARAEIVALLRQRSRPYLFSNSLAPVIAAASLKVIDLLESAGDLRDQLNANTALFRSRMTEEGFDILPGDHAIAPVMIGDAAKAGRMAELLLERGVYVIGFSYPVVPQGAARIRVQLSAAHSTADVNRAVDAFVDARAALEAEAA
- a CDS encoding LysR family transcriptional regulator, with product MIDARRLRILRAVADHRTVTAAAAALYLTPSAVSQQLAALEQETGHRLVERSARGARLTAAGEILLSHANVVLAQLERAEAELADYSAGVAGTVTVAAFATGIGLVLAPALTELARTAPGIRVKVQDAEGDASVPMVLDRQVDVAVAVEYRGAPAEDDRRLTRVPLYSEPFDAVLPVDHRLADQDHVAVADLAKDPWIGPYPGNPCHDVVVLACEYAGFAPRLEHSSDDFRAVVALAGADAGVALVPRSALRGMELTGVVVRPVEGSAPTRRVFAAVRQGAEGHPLIRPVLDAMEAVAVREAGLARG
- a CDS encoding low temperature requirement protein A, giving the protein MQQPADPSASPVAAEPGRHAGWNELFFDLVVVAGAGQLAHLLHDGPRLADLALYGVLYLAFWTVWAGFAVYGDIAASATRVRTLLIAMLGMAVMAASVHAVLTHHAVTFVLAYVALRWQAGRVWQRGSIVVDWPLAQFGAGALPWLVSLFVPTPWRYWLWALGIAVDIVTLLVATRGRTLRHASERAAARRGDRPPPGPPHASSPAPPQLSESRIDTAHMGERLGLYVIIVLGEGVIQIIDAASERDDWDLPLAATGLGAFCLLAGICTLSLLYGTNGIPHLRKDALPHRLAMLLHAVMTGFLVALATALGSAIAHFDDVLPKGQHWLLCGAMAGYFAAGVVAALPLAERADRVWVLGWGLPCVAVAVALAPLGVRLPVWATIGILVALVCWQILYDPGRAGMPAPAGRWRGGRIRRTSRADRP
- a CDS encoding VOC family protein yields the protein MSRIALVTLVVRDYDEAVAFYRDALGFELVEDTDRGDSSRWVVVRPRGAAAGTGLLLARAKDGAQEASVGAQTGGRVGFFLHTEDFAGDHARMSAAGVRFLEEPRHETYGSVAVFEDLYGNRWDLLQPAA
- a CDS encoding phosphotransferase, which encodes MDEVEVVVAHSERATLRVGDVFLKVDADQARIDVEVEAMSLAPVPTPKVLWRKPPVLAIAALPGTTLGRLGGPSTGSPAAWAAAGAAIRKLHEAPLPPRPGGAGRSAAALAAELDAECALLVTDGLLPADLVARNRRVAETALRPWAPAFTHGDLQIAHIFVDGDEVTGIIDWSEAGQGDALYDLATFTLGHEKHLDDVLTGYGSDIRVDIDVIRAWWSVRSLLAVRWLTEHGFDPFAPGCEVDVLRSRM
- a CDS encoding STAS domain-containing protein, which translates into the protein MRTSDPLGSRPEPLPVISPRGEFDMDNVTSLGAEIETMAAVHGGLVLDASNITFADSSFLRMILNAHQRTDLRIAAPTQRVARLFDLAGVDAYLRIYPTLDMARST
- a CDS encoding aminopeptidase P family protein — encoded protein: MSSPNPPAPHPVPFTAEVYRARMAKAAESAAEAGLAGVIVAPGPDLVHLTGYQPVSTERLTLLVLRAGEEPVLVVPTLEAPDAAAAAGAPALALRDWTDGVDPYAVASPLLAAQGRFGVSDNAWAMHLLGLQRALPDTTYTALTEALPMLRAVKDAAELERLTAAGEAADATYEEILKVRFSGRRETDVAADLAALLRHFGHSQVDFTVVGSGPNGANPHHEAGERTIERGDMVVLDFGGLKHGYGSDTSRTVHVGEPTAEEQRVHDIVREAQQAGCAAVRPGVACQEIDRAARAVITEFGYGERFIHRTGHGIGVTTHEPPYMIEGEEQPLVPGMCFSVEPGVYLPGRFGVRIEDIVTVTEDGGRRLNATARELAIVE